The genomic region CACGAATTCGGTGGCAATGGCGGCGCGGGGCATGCTGTCGAATTCGGCTTCCTGGGGGTCCTGCACCATCACCATCCCAAAGTTTTCCATCACCATCTTCAGGCCGATGCTGCCATCGGCGCCCATGCCCGAGAGGATGATGCACACGGCCCGGTCGCGGGCATCTTTGGCCAAGCTTTGCAGGAAGTAGTCGATGGGCAGCCGATGACCGCGGGCCTGGGTGAACTCGAACAGGTGCAGCGACCCGTGCAGCAGCGACATGTCGCGGCCGGGCGGAATCACGTACACGTGGTTGGGGCGCACTTTCAGCCCGTCGGTTACCTCGTGCACGGGCAGCGAGGTGAAGTGCTGCAGCACATGGGCCAGCTCGCTATCCTGCGTGGGCATCTGGTGCGTGACGACGATGTAGGCCAGGCCACTGGTGGGCTGCACGGCCCGCAGAAAATGCTCCAGCGCCACCAGCGAGCCCGCCGAGCCCCCCAGGCACACGATAGGGAAGCTGCTGCTGCTCCCGGCCAGGCCCACCGCCAGAGGCCCCGGCTGCACCTGCAGCCGCCCGCCCGCTACGGGGGTAACAGCGGCGGCGGAAGTAGCTGTTTGGCCGATAACTGGCGCTTTGGGAGTTTGCATACGCACGGAGCAGCAGCCAGGAAAAGAACAGGCCCGCTGCGGAAAAGACATCCAAAAGTAACCAGAAAGCACCGCCTTCCTACCACCGGCCAGCCAGCCGCCGGCCCCGAAAAAAACAAGCTTAATAAGCCCTCAGATCATGTTTTTCACCGGTCAGCTTCCCGCCAGTGCTGTGGCAGACTGCGGTGCCGGCCCCGGAACGGACCCGCAATCCGGGGGCACCGTGCGCGGCACCGGCGCCGGGCCGACAGTCGTGGCGGAGGCAACTACGTAGTAGGCTGGTTTACTGCTCACGTTCGTATGCCTGCCTCTGCCCCACCGCTTCTACCTGCGGCCTCCTCGCCGTTTACGCCGCTGCGCATCCCTATTTTCCGGATGCTCTGGATTGCGTCGTTCGTGTCCAACATCGGCACCTGGATGCAGAACGTGGGCGCCGTGGGTTTGATGACGGAGCTGACGCCCTCGCCGGTGCTGGTGGCCCTGCTCCAGACGGCCGCCGCGCTGCCCGTGTTCCTGCTGAGTCTGCCCGCCGGCGCCCTCGCCGACCTTGTGGACCGGCGCAAGATGCTGCTCACCACCCAGACCTGGATGGCCACGGTGGCGCTGCTGCTGGCGGCCATCACGCTGCTGGGCTTCAACAACCCGTGGCTGCTGCTCACGCTCACGTTTCTGCTGGGGCTGGGCGGCGCCCTCAACAACCCCGTCTGGCAAACCGTGACGCCCGAGCTGGTGCCCCGCGCCGAGCTGCCCCAGGCCATTGCCCTCAACAGCGTCAGCTTCAATCTGGCCCGGGCCTTCGGGCCGGCGCTGGGCGGGCTGGTGATTGGGTATTTCTCGGCGGGGGCGGCGTTTCTACTGAACGGGCTGTCGTTTCTGGCCACCATCTATATGGTGTACAGCTGGAAGCGGGCCCCGCAGACTACTTCTTCGCTGGCTACCGAGCGGGTGGTGGCGGCCATCCGGGGCGGGGTACGCTACGCCCGCTTTTCGCCGCCGGTGCAGCACATCTTGGTGCGGGGCGTGAGCTTCACGTTTGGGGCCAGCGCCCTGCTGGCCCTGATGCCGGCCGTGGTAATCCGGCAGCTGCAGCTGCCCACTTCGTTCTACTCCATCCTGCTCTCGTGCATGGGCGCTGGGGCAGTGCTGGGGGCGCTGCTGCTGCCGCGCCTCAACCGCCGCCTCAGCATCGACTGGCGCGTGACGCTGGCCACCGCCGCCTTTGCGCTGGGGCTGTTGGGGCTGGCCTACTCGGGCAGCAAGCCACTGCTGATGGCACTGCTGGTGCTGGTGGGGCTGGCCTGGATGCTGGTGCTCAACTCGTTCAGCGTGGGCGTGCAAACCGTAGTGCCGCGCTGGGTGCAGGCCCGCACCATCAGCCTGTATTTGCTTACCATTCAGGGTGGTATGGCGCTGGGCAGCGTAGTGTGGGGGGCGGTGGCCAGCCGTTGGGGGCTGCCGGCGGCGTTGGCCGGCGCGGCCACCTGGCTCACGCTCAGCACCCTGCTGGGGCTGCGCTTCTCGCTCTACAACGCTCCCGAAACCCTCGACCACACGCCGGCCCGCCCCCGCCCCGAGCCGCTGCTGGCCGAGGCCCCCGCGCCCACGGCCGGCCCGGTCATCATCACCACCACCTACCAGGTCGCGCCCGAAAACCGCCCCACCTTCACCTACCTCATGGACCAGCTGGCCGATATCCGGCGGCGCGAGGGAGCCATCGGCTGGGGCCTCTACGTGGATCTGGCCGAGCCCACCCGCCTGGTGGAGTACTTCATGACCGAATCGTGGGAGGAGCACGCGCAGCAGCACGAGCGGGGCGTCAGCCGCGACGAGGCGGCGCTCAAAACCCAGCTGCGGGCGCTGCACCAGGGCCCGGGCGCCCCGGCAGTGGCGCACCTGCTGGCCCAGTCCTACCACGATACTTCGCCGCCGCCCGTGATGGTGCCCGGCAGCACCCGCCTGGTGGCCAGCACCGCCGGCGAGGCCACGTAGCCAATTGCTCCGGTACGACTGCTGAACGAGGCCGTAACAACATCAGCACGCAACGACCGGCCCGACGGCGGAAAGAGCCGCCGGACCAGAGCGGCCGGCCGCCGTAACCGGCCGCTGCCTAGCCCAGGGCTTCAGCCCTGGAACCCCACGCGAATCTGTGCGACCTTTGCCCGGGCTGAACATTTAGCCGGTTGCGGCGCTTGTAGCCTTTCTCCCCTCTCTCAATCCGCATGAATCTTCTCTACCGCTACCTGCGCCACTATTGGGGCCTGCTGGCGCTGGCTTTGCTGCTGGCCGCCATCAACCAGATATTCTCCCTGCTCGACCCCTTCATTCTGGGGCAGATTATTGATCGTTACGTGTCGCCGGCCCTGAAAACCGCCCAGAAACCCACGTTTTGGGTGTTTGTCACGGGCGGCGCCGGCCTGCTCATTCTGAAGGCGCTGGGCGTGGCCATGGTGTCGCGCATCGCCAAGAACTTCCAGGACTACTACACCAACGTCATCACCCAGCGGCTGGGCGCCGAGCTGTACTCCGACGGCCTGCGCCACTCGCTGGAGCTGCCCTACCAGGTGTTCGAGGACCAACGCTCGGGCGAGACGCTGGGCAAGCTCCAGAAGGTGCGCACCGACGTGGAAAAGCTCATTCAGAGCTTCATCAACATCCTGTTCATCTCGTTGGTGGGTATCATTTTCGTGACGTGGTATGCCCTGAGCGTGTACTGGCCCATCGCGCTGGTGTATTTTCTCACCATTCCGCTGCTGGCGACGCTGAGCTTTTTCCTGAGCCGGCGCATCAAGGTGATTCAGAAAACCATCGTGGCCGAAACCACGGCTTTG from Hymenobacter canadensis harbors:
- a CDS encoding MFS transporter, whose translation is MPASAPPLLPAASSPFTPLRIPIFRMLWIASFVSNIGTWMQNVGAVGLMTELTPSPVLVALLQTAAALPVFLLSLPAGALADLVDRRKMLLTTQTWMATVALLLAAITLLGFNNPWLLLTLTFLLGLGGALNNPVWQTVTPELVPRAELPQAIALNSVSFNLARAFGPALGGLVIGYFSAGAAFLLNGLSFLATIYMVYSWKRAPQTTSSLATERVVAAIRGGVRYARFSPPVQHILVRGVSFTFGASALLALMPAVVIRQLQLPTSFYSILLSCMGAGAVLGALLLPRLNRRLSIDWRVTLATAAFALGLLGLAYSGSKPLLMALLVLVGLAWMLVLNSFSVGVQTVVPRWVQARTISLYLLTIQGGMALGSVVWGAVASRWGLPAALAGAATWLTLSTLLGLRFSLYNAPETLDHTPARPRPEPLLAEAPAPTAGPVIITTTYQVAPENRPTFTYLMDQLADIRRREGAIGWGLYVDLAEPTRLVEYFMTESWEEHAQQHERGVSRDEAALKTQLRALHQGPGAPAVAHLLAQSYHDTSPPPVMVPGSTRLVASTAGEAT